The following are encoded together in the Drosophila sechellia strain sech25 chromosome 3R, ASM438219v1, whole genome shotgun sequence genome:
- the LOC6606935 gene encoding uncharacterized protein LOC6606935 isoform X1, translating to MKRVHVDNYAPKYYSGKWSWDSEKDCLHFQAHNDLENARERYIITNGYKFLRTMDQEEELIFRQEYVLPKSNYSDVVVIGDIRNLVLYLMPQEFLTYKFVEFMYERDTHMLLHSLIIYFEHYLRMVEFMLIRRDELSGPLGQVQSEQTNDMKRTFSVYLSQYRMLVARNYCRIIGGEDNMSKYYHMKPISNISATIHDKFFHEHFLAVAIQIVWICMHRRAYYIIEMEMNRLFRSEHFVSARSEYLEFTEAERSLLYGRNKKNYNYRIQESPLVQELKLVPAEDMPILWIGERKYRGNDIRIAEIELEYIVPGSQLSFIDVSHGIMGHPKSLYNTLLSLDWPAVRFSNFSEKFDPYHIIRRPHLQIPKIGELKMRTMKEKYEHFYRICKVHERATHHQICKWVKRDINIAFFRSGGLLTNVVSRCEKELASTSSGQRVDQIISNYFKIMSKIRKEDREPERTSSTRGSIASPFSVGKVKR from the coding sequence ATGAAGCGCGTTCATGTGGATAACTACGCACCAAAGTACTATAGCGGCAAGTGGTCGTGGGACTCGGAGAAAGACTGCCTCCACTTTCAGGCGCACAACGATCTGGAAAACGCAAGAGAGCGCTATATTATCACCAATGGCTACAAGTTCCTGCGCACAATGGACCAGGAGGAGGAGCTCATCTTCCGACAGGAGTATGTGCTACCGAAAAGCAACTATAGTGACGTTGTGGTGATCGGAGATATTAGAAACTTGGTTCTCTACCTTATGCCTCAAGAATTTCTAACCTACAAGTTCGTTGAGTTCATGTACGAGCGGGATACGCACATGTTGCTTCACTCCTTGATTATATACTTTGAGCACTATTTGCGAATGGTCGAGTTTATGCTTATACGTCGGGATGAGCTTTCTGGTCCCCTGGGTCAGGTGCAGAGCGAGCAGACCAACGATATGAAGCGAACCTTTTCGGTATACTTGAGCCAGTATCGTATGCTTGTTGCCCGAAACTACTGCCGCATCATCGGGGGCGAGGACAATATGTCCAAGTACTACCACATGAAGCCGATTTCCAACATTTCAGCAACAATCCACGATAAGTTCTTCCATGAGCATTTTCTGGCAGTGGCCATCCAAATAGTCTGGATCTGCATGCATCGCCGTGCGTACTACATCATCGAAATGGAGATGAATCGCCTTTTCCGGTCCGAGCACTTTGTTTCTGCTCGCTCAGAGTACCTCGAGTTCACGGAGGCGGAGCGCAGTCTTCTCTACGGGAGAAACAAAAAGAACTACAATTATCGAATTCAGGAATCGCCTCTTGTCCAGGAGCTAAAGCTGGTTCCTGCTGAGGATATGCCCATTCTATGGATAGGCGAACGCAAGTACAGAGGAAACGATATCCGCATTGCCGAGATTGAACTGGAGTACATAGTGCCTGGATCACAGCTCAGCTTTATAGATGTATCTCACGGCATCATGGGACATCCGAAAAGCCTCTACAACACGCTTCTTAGTCTCGACTGGCCGGCTGTCCGCTTCTCAAACTTCTCGGAAAAGTTCGATCCGTACCATATAATTAGGCGACCTCACCTGCAAATACCCAAGATAGGTGAGCTTAAGATGCGTACAATGAAAGAGAAATATGAACATTTCTACCGGATCTGTAAGGTTCATGAGCGGGCTACCCACCATCAGATCTGCAAGTGGGTCAAACGAGACATCAACATAGCGTTCTTTCGGTCCGGTGGTCTGCTCACAAACGTAGTCTCGCGTTGTGAAAAGGAGTTGGCAAGCACATCTTCAGGACAACGGGTTGATCAGATCATCTCCAACTATTTTAAGATCATGTCCAAAATACGCAAG
- the LOC6606934 gene encoding uncharacterized protein LOC6606934, with amino-acid sequence MFRRTNADPVIRQFILRTAVLNYLGKSLREQYNEYCLLRTQHEKLSLKTASDQELEALPTLFELFEMQQLKTAATHRLLMREYQELLAYMMDKSDLWDSQEYFKAKSALGAAIHNLRVCAPTKPMD; translated from the coding sequence ATGTTCCGCCGCACTAATGCCGATCCGGTCATACGCCAGTTTATCCTGCGCACTGCAGTCCTCAATTATCTTGGCAAAAGTCTGCGAGAGCAGTATAATGAATATTGCCTTCTGAGAACCCAGCACGAAAAACTTAGCCTGAAGACTGCGAGTGATCAAGAGCTTGAGGCCCTGCCGACTCTTTTCGAGCTATTTGAGATGCAACAGTTGAAGACGGCTGCCACCCATCGTCTGCTGATGCGGGAGTACCAAGAACTGCTTGCTTACATGATGGACAAGAGTGATTTGTGGGACAGTCAGGAGTACTTCAAGGCCAAGTCTGCGCTTGGGGCGGCCATCCACAATCTACGGGTTTGTGCACCCACCAAACCAATGGACTAA
- the LOC6606933 gene encoding peptide deformylase, mitochondrial isoform X3: MHLKPRIKVCQTMLRHSRSFGTSPPASQSFRKWYQQLWTTERTNLPPYNHFTQIGDPVLRQQAALVPKEHMDSPEIKAIVERMVKVLRKFDCVGIAAPQIGVSLRIIAMEFKGRIRKELPEAVYQARQMSELPLTVRLGFLSIPS, from the exons ATGCACCTGAAACCACGGATAAAAGTGTGCCAAACGATGCTGCGACATAGTAGATCCTTTGGTACGAGTCCTCCCGCTAGTCAGTCGTTTAGGAAGTGGTACCAGCAACTGTGGACCACGGAACGCACCAACTTGCCGCCATACAACCATTTCACCCAGATTGGTGACCCTGTTCTGAGGCAACAGGCCGCTTTGGTACCCAAGGAGCACATGGATAGCCCCGAGATTAAGGCCATCGTCGAGCGGATGGTCAAGGTGCTAAGGAAGTTTGACTGCGTCGGCATTGCGGCGCCTCAGATTGGAGTATCGCTCAGGATCATAGCCATGGAGTTCAAGGGACGGATCCGAAAGGAGTTGCCCGAGGCCGTTTACCAGGCGCGACAAATGTCCGAGTTGCCACTGACTGTGAGACTGGG GTTTTTATCAATCCCGTCCTGA
- the LOC6606935 gene encoding uncharacterized protein LOC6606935 isoform X2 — translation MKRVHVDNYAPKYYSGKWSWDSEKDCLHFQAHNDLENARERYIITNGYKFLRTMDQEEELIFRQEYVLPKSNYSDVVVIGDIRNLVLYLMPQEFLTYKFVEFMYERDTHMLLHSLIIYFEHYLRMVEFMLIRRDELSGPLGQVQSEQTNDMKRTFSVYLSQYRMLVARNYCRIIGGEDNMSKYYHMKPISNISATIHDKFFHEHFLAVAIQIVWICMHRRAYYIIEMEMNRLFRSEHFVSARSEYLEFTEAERSLLYGRNKKNYNYRIQESPLVQELKLVPAEDMPILWIGERKYRGNDIRIAEIELEYIVPGSQLSFIDVSHGIMGHPKSLYNTLLSLDWPAVRFSNFSEKFDPYHIIRRPHLQIPKIGS, via the exons ATGAAGCGCGTTCATGTGGATAACTACGCACCAAAGTACTATAGCGGCAAGTGGTCGTGGGACTCGGAGAAAGACTGCCTCCACTTTCAGGCGCACAACGATCTGGAAAACGCAAGAGAGCGCTATATTATCACCAATGGCTACAAGTTCCTGCGCACAATGGACCAGGAGGAGGAGCTCATCTTCCGACAGGAGTATGTGCTACCGAAAAGCAACTATAGTGACGTTGTGGTGATCGGAGATATTAGAAACTTGGTTCTCTACCTTATGCCTCAAGAATTTCTAACCTACAAGTTCGTTGAGTTCATGTACGAGCGGGATACGCACATGTTGCTTCACTCCTTGATTATATACTTTGAGCACTATTTGCGAATGGTCGAGTTTATGCTTATACGTCGGGATGAGCTTTCTGGTCCCCTGGGTCAGGTGCAGAGCGAGCAGACCAACGATATGAAGCGAACCTTTTCGGTATACTTGAGCCAGTATCGTATGCTTGTTGCCCGAAACTACTGCCGCATCATCGGGGGCGAGGACAATATGTCCAAGTACTACCACATGAAGCCGATTTCCAACATTTCAGCAACAATCCACGATAAGTTCTTCCATGAGCATTTTCTGGCAGTGGCCATCCAAATAGTCTGGATCTGCATGCATCGCCGTGCGTACTACATCATCGAAATGGAGATGAATCGCCTTTTCCGGTCCGAGCACTTTGTTTCTGCTCGCTCAGAGTACCTCGAGTTCACGGAGGCGGAGCGCAGTCTTCTCTACGGGAGAAACAAAAAGAACTACAATTATCGAATTCAGGAATCGCCTCTTGTCCAGGAGCTAAAGCTGGTTCCTGCTGAGGATATGCCCATTCTATGGATAGGCGAACGCAAGTACAGAGGAAACGATATCCGCATTGCCGAGATTGAACTGGAGTACATAGTGCCTGGATCACAGCTCAGCTTTATAGATGTATCTCACGGCATCATGGGACATCCGAAAAGCCTCTACAACACGCTTCTTAGTCTCGACTGGCCGGCTGTCCGCTTCTCAAACTTCTCGGAAAAGTTCGATCCGTACCATATAATTAGGCGACCTCACCTGCAAATACCCAAGATAG GTTCATGA
- the LOC6606933 gene encoding peptide deformylase, mitochondrial isoform X2 — MHLKPRIKVCQTMLRHSRSFGTSPPASQSFRKWYQQLWTTERTNLPPYNHFTQIGDPVLRQQAALVPKEHMDSPEIKAIVERMVKVLRKFDCVGIAAPQIGVSLRIIAMEFKGRIRKELPEAVYQVFINPVLTVTNYSKLKHPEGCMSVRGYSAEVERFEGVKLTGLDQLGNQSELALSGWNARIAQHEMDHLEGKLYTDHMDRSTFACTCWEAVNTKSGRVEIPFYK, encoded by the exons ATGCACCTGAAACCACGGATAAAAGTGTGCCAAACGATGCTGCGACATAGTAGATCCTTTGGTACGAGTCCTCCCGCTAGTCAGTCGTTTAGGAAGTGGTACCAGCAACTGTGGACCACGGAACGCACCAACTTGCCGCCATACAACCATTTCACCCAGATTGGTGACCCTGTTCTGAGGCAACAGGCCGCTTTGGTACCCAAGGAGCACATGGATAGCCCCGAGATTAAGGCCATCGTCGAGCGGATGGTCAAGGTGCTAAGGAAGTTTGACTGCGTCGGCATTGCGGCGCCTCAGATTGGAGTATCGCTCAGGATCATAGCCATGGAGTTCAAGGGACGGATCCGAAAGGAGTTGCCCGAGGCCGTTTACCAG GTTTTTATCAATCCCGTCCTGACGGTGACCAACTACTCCAAGCTAAAACATCCAGAAGGCTGCATGAGTGTGCGAGGTTACTCTGCCGAAGTGGAGCGATTCGAAGGTGTAAAGCTAACAGGCCTTGACCAACTAGGAAACCAAAGCGAACTGGCTCTGAGTGGTTGGAATGCCCGGATAGCGCAGCACGAAATGGATCACCTGGAGGGAAAACTATACACCGATCACATGGACCGCTCAACCTTTGCGTGCACCTGCTGGGAGGCGGTTAACACGAAATCCGGACGCGTGGAGATACCCTTCTACAAGTAG
- the LOC6606933 gene encoding peptide deformylase, mitochondrial isoform X1 produces MHLKPRIKVCQTMLRHSRSFGTSPPASQSFRKWYQQLWTTERTNLPPYNHFTQIGDPVLRQQAALVPKEHMDSPEIKAIVERMVKVLRKFDCVGIAAPQIGVSLRIIAMEFKGRIRKELPEAVYQARQMSELPLTVFINPVLTVTNYSKLKHPEGCMSVRGYSAEVERFEGVKLTGLDQLGNQSELALSGWNARIAQHEMDHLEGKLYTDHMDRSTFACTCWEAVNTKSGRVEIPFYK; encoded by the exons ATGCACCTGAAACCACGGATAAAAGTGTGCCAAACGATGCTGCGACATAGTAGATCCTTTGGTACGAGTCCTCCCGCTAGTCAGTCGTTTAGGAAGTGGTACCAGCAACTGTGGACCACGGAACGCACCAACTTGCCGCCATACAACCATTTCACCCAGATTGGTGACCCTGTTCTGAGGCAACAGGCCGCTTTGGTACCCAAGGAGCACATGGATAGCCCCGAGATTAAGGCCATCGTCGAGCGGATGGTCAAGGTGCTAAGGAAGTTTGACTGCGTCGGCATTGCGGCGCCTCAGATTGGAGTATCGCTCAGGATCATAGCCATGGAGTTCAAGGGACGGATCCGAAAGGAGTTGCCCGAGGCCGTTTACCAGGCGCGACAAATGTCCGAGTTGCCACTGACT GTTTTTATCAATCCCGTCCTGACGGTGACCAACTACTCCAAGCTAAAACATCCAGAAGGCTGCATGAGTGTGCGAGGTTACTCTGCCGAAGTGGAGCGATTCGAAGGTGTAAAGCTAACAGGCCTTGACCAACTAGGAAACCAAAGCGAACTGGCTCTGAGTGGTTGGAATGCCCGGATAGCGCAGCACGAAATGGATCACCTGGAGGGAAAACTATACACCGATCACATGGACCGCTCAACCTTTGCGTGCACCTGCTGGGAGGCGGTTAACACGAAATCCGGACGCGTGGAGATACCCTTCTACAAGTAG